A stretch of the Haloarcula ordinaria genome encodes the following:
- a CDS encoding chemotaxis protein CheD produces MKVYDGSQSTDDEQTAEPERIKVGIAEYKTTTDDAVLTTSGLGSCIGVGIYDEVSGVAGLVHVMLPTADDIDDGNRAKFADSGVEALVEALEAAGGSRRSMRAKIAGGSDMLDFSESGSSIGARNAKQVRATLEEFGIPLEGEDVGGDHGRSLKLDAGTGDLVVKSANAESTTL; encoded by the coding sequence ATGAAGGTCTACGACGGGAGTCAGTCGACCGACGACGAGCAGACGGCGGAGCCCGAACGCATCAAGGTCGGCATCGCCGAGTACAAGACGACGACCGACGACGCCGTCCTGACGACCAGCGGCCTCGGCTCGTGCATCGGCGTCGGCATCTACGACGAGGTCTCGGGTGTCGCCGGCCTCGTCCACGTGATGCTGCCGACGGCCGACGACATCGACGACGGCAACCGGGCGAAGTTCGCGGATTCCGGCGTCGAGGCGCTGGTCGAGGCGCTCGAAGCTGCCGGCGGGAGCAGGCGGTCGATGCGGGCGAAAATCGCGGGCGGTAGCGACATGCTCGACTTCTCGGAGAGCGGCTCCTCTATCGGCGCCCGCAACGCGAAACAGGTCAGAGCGACCCTCGAGGAGTTCGGCATCCCGCTGGAGGGCGAGGACGTCGGCGGCGACCATGGCCGCTCGCTCAAACTCGACGCAGGTACCGGCGACCTCGTGGTCAAGAGCGCGAACGCGGAATCGACTACGCTGTGA
- a CDS encoding FlaD/FlaE family flagellar protein, with translation MSSLALVPALATVPTEVVALAPALLVLLSGGLVGMSIKNMFDSIMSGDESEDDNDGDGGGMADGGGLMAEEGGGGDDLGGLGGLDDGDDMGGFGDDEFGEMEDATGPDTDELEHRLDELENEVGSLSSTVNTVRTENESISESVEEVEENVRKLLDIYEMVTRGVNPFADDVDGGMGGGGMGGGGGSFGLFDDDGGDDGGDDLDEDVANADAEGFFDEDLSEGSGGGMSMDDGGVDDVFPDDGDSGGGFEDDGGSFDEDFEGDFDDDLEDDGMSMDDGMSMDDDGDDSDGGKSFAELKDEYESGDAEWADEDEESSADAGETVEDDEDDLFDDGDDAFDESGDGLEDDDLFDEVIEDDADAGAESDETGLEPEPTTDPEPEPTAQPEPETVAEPAPTTDSEPETTADPEPTASTDTEADASADAGEGKPYLASMPEDFAADLIIVEWLEYLVQQTGYRETARALDYYETIGWIDESVADQLKDYLRGFDDIDDTGGGLTIDHHTESLHYISQLDEDSGPEAVALSKLVGGGGADGLQR, from the coding sequence ATGAGTAGTCTCGCTCTCGTCCCGGCCCTCGCAACCGTCCCGACGGAGGTGGTTGCACTCGCACCCGCGCTGCTAGTGTTGCTCTCGGGTGGGCTCGTCGGCATGAGCATCAAGAACATGTTCGACTCGATTATGTCGGGCGACGAGAGCGAGGACGACAACGACGGAGACGGCGGTGGGATGGCAGACGGTGGCGGCCTGATGGCCGAAGAAGGCGGCGGAGGTGACGACCTCGGCGGCCTCGGTGGCCTCGACGATGGCGACGACATGGGCGGGTTCGGCGACGACGAGTTCGGGGAGATGGAAGACGCCACCGGCCCCGACACCGACGAACTGGAACACCGCCTGGACGAACTGGAGAACGAGGTCGGCTCGCTGTCCTCGACGGTCAACACCGTCCGGACCGAGAACGAGAGCATCTCCGAGTCCGTCGAGGAGGTCGAGGAGAACGTCAGGAAACTGCTCGACATCTACGAGATGGTCACGCGCGGCGTCAACCCCTTCGCCGACGACGTCGACGGCGGCATGGGTGGCGGCGGTATGGGCGGTGGCGGCGGGTCGTTCGGCCTGTTCGACGACGACGGCGGCGACGACGGTGGCGACGACCTCGACGAGGATGTCGCCAACGCCGACGCCGAGGGCTTCTTCGACGAGGACCTGTCCGAGGGCTCCGGCGGCGGCATGTCGATGGACGACGGGGGTGTCGATGACGTATTCCCGGACGACGGCGACAGCGGCGGCGGTTTCGAGGACGACGGCGGGTCGTTCGACGAGGACTTCGAGGGCGACTTCGACGACGATCTGGAGGACGATGGCATGAGTATGGACGACGGCATGAGCATGGACGACGACGGCGACGACAGCGACGGTGGCAAGTCGTTCGCCGAACTGAAAGACGAGTACGAGTCCGGCGACGCCGAGTGGGCCGACGAGGACGAGGAATCGTCGGCCGACGCCGGCGAGACGGTCGAGGACGACGAGGACGACCTCTTCGACGATGGCGACGACGCGTTCGACGAGAGCGGCGACGGCCTCGAAGACGACGACCTCTTCGACGAGGTCATCGAGGACGACGCCGACGCGGGCGCCGAATCCGACGAGACTGGCCTCGAACCGGAACCGACCACCGACCCGGAACCCGAGCCGACCGCACAACCGGAGCCGGAAACCGTCGCCGAACCGGCGCCGACGACTGACTCGGAACCCGAGACAACCGCCGACCCGGAACCGACGGCGTCGACGGACACCGAGGCCGATGCGTCGGCGGACGCCGGCGAGGGCAAGCCCTACCTGGCGTCGATGCCGGAGGACTTCGCTGCCGACCTGATAATCGTCGAGTGGCTCGAGTACCTCGTCCAGCAGACGGGGTACCGTGAGACGGCCCGGGCCCTCGACTACTACGAGACGATCGGGTGGATCGACGAGTCCGTCGCCGACCAGCTCAAAGACTACCTCCGCGGGTTCGACGACATCGACGACACCGGCGGCGGACTCACCATCGATCACCACACCGAGAGCCTCCACTACATCTCGCAGCTCGACGAGGACAGCGGCCCGGAGGCCGTCGCGCTCTCGAAACTGGTGGGCGGGGGTGGTGCCGATGGGCTTCAGCGTTAG
- a CDS encoding CARDB domain-containing protein translates to MASVSASHLIIFIASMMIAASVAGVFTDSVGQLSNALSEQGLDVSSDVRTDVEVISDAGSSEIYDSGTENITIHIKNTGTERLAPVPDQMDLFVNGTFVTAYEVTLEPNGGNAWNPGDVVRVEISVPGLSTGDHRVKVIVNGDEEVFEFNR, encoded by the coding sequence ATGGCGAGCGTCTCGGCCTCCCACCTCATCATCTTCATCGCGTCGATGATGATCGCCGCCAGCGTCGCGGGCGTGTTCACCGACAGCGTCGGCCAGTTGAGCAACGCCCTGTCCGAACAGGGGTTAGACGTCAGCAGCGACGTCCGGACCGACGTCGAGGTCATCTCCGACGCCGGCAGTTCGGAGATATACGACAGCGGCACGGAGAACATCACGATACACATCAAGAACACCGGAACAGAACGGCTCGCACCGGTACCCGACCAGATGGATCTCTTCGTCAACGGGACCTTCGTCACCGCCTACGAGGTGACGCTGGAGCCCAACGGCGGGAACGCCTGGAACCCGGGTGACGTGGTCCGCGTCGAGATATCAGTGCCGGGGCTGTCGACCGGTGACCACCGCGTCAAGGTCATCGTCAACGGCGACGAGGAGGTGTTCGAGTTCAACCGATGA
- a CDS encoding flagellin, with translation MGFSVSGSAAIIFLAAFIGFGMFYSASANSLEQISDARDDQRDTLLEQQNTDITVTDVAYDPDTDTLDLTVENTGSTELAVSDVDVLVDNEYQSGYQTAVDGDTETDLWVAQTTLEITVTGLTAQPDRVKLVTGPGIESTQEVP, from the coding sequence ATGGGCTTCAGCGTTAGTGGCTCGGCGGCCATCATCTTCCTCGCCGCGTTCATCGGCTTCGGGATGTTCTACTCGGCGTCGGCCAACAGCCTCGAACAGATATCCGACGCCCGCGACGACCAGCGAGACACGCTGCTCGAACAGCAGAACACCGACATCACCGTGACCGACGTGGCCTACGACCCTGACACCGACACGCTCGATCTCACCGTCGAGAACACGGGCTCGACCGAACTCGCGGTCAGCGATGTGGACGTCCTCGTGGACAACGAGTACCAGTCGGGCTACCAGACGGCCGTCGACGGCGACACCGAGACGGACCTCTGGGTGGCCCAGACGACGCTCGAGATAACCGTGACCGGCCTCACCGCGCAGCCTGACCGCGTGAAACTCGTCACGGGGCCCGGCATCGAATCGACGCAGGAGGTGCCCTGA